The following are encoded together in the Argopecten irradians isolate NY chromosome 5, Ai_NY, whole genome shotgun sequence genome:
- the LOC138323141 gene encoding polycomb protein SUZ12-like, translated as MKNRKRQKDNNGVQDSKNESAEADRELFLQAFEKPTQIYRYLRTRNIASPIFLHRTLTYMKQRRTPRERKRKDFKIESILSSVEDKTKRISQTDSYKSQFMNLNFSAFNIDEEYGRDAVDVEVTLLKICHKKRKDASSPVMKTSLGKVQVPVNPTSVNGISSRPKSTISVPKDHFVQHNGHTVKSFALLVNVMCPVTPEHTNGLCNGDSSDHEEPVSKKRKNGQAFKTSIVYGSELVIYDRQKRCLLSDGDYEVVLKDLKAKVMPKKQASWETIMDGKAVSAFEVFNTYPTLRFTISWTDTAQDLHQNSGMLDAHQEFLSNNQYSNHILSDFNSGMKTSPKEVYQTTPKKRTRMFYQFLYNNNSRQQTEAKDDLHCPWCSLNCMQLYNLFKHLRLCHARFNFIYVPHPKGAMVDVSINERYDGAYAGSPQDLHSHIGYAFSRNGPVRRTPVTHVIVYRPKRPEESLTEFMDHENDIHQTNRQLVQGHNRLYYQTGTRLPITPQEINVETEEESDPLWLRQKTVQMIDEFTDVNEGEKELMKLWNLHVMKHDYIADCQIPQACDTFIDEHGQDIISRSLCRNLLLHVINLFDFSLIRPENVQRTMAALENLRDQMSATL; from the exons ATGAAAAACAGGAAACGTCAGAAGGATAACAATGGTGTTCAGGATTCGAAGAATGAGTCGGCAGAAGCTGATCGGGAGCTTTTCTTACAGGCATTTGAAA AACCTACACAAATTTATCGATACCTACGCACAAGAAATATAGCCTCG CCAATATTCCTACACCGTACATTGACTTATATGAAGCAAAGAAGAACTCCCAGAGAAAGGAAAAG aaaagaTTTCAAGATAGAATCAATCCTTAGCTCTGTAgaagacaaaacaaaaagaatttCACAAACCGACAG CTACAAGTCACAATTTATGAACCTGAATTTTAGTGCTTTTAATATTGATGAAG AGTATGGCAGAGATGCTGTGGATGTGGAGGTGACACTTCTAAAGATTTGTCACAAAAAACGAAAG GATGCTTCGTCCCCGGTGATGAAGACTAGTCTAGGGAAGGTCCAGGTGCCGGTTAATCCTACCAGTGTAAATGGCATCTCTAGTCGTCCTAAGTCGACCATATCCGTGCCAAAGGATCATTTTGTCCAACACAATGGCCACACTGTCAAGTCGTTTGCCTTACTTGTCAATGTAATGTGTCCTGTTACTCCCGAACACACAAACGGACTGTGCAACGGTGACTCCAGTGATCATG AAGAACCAGTCAGTAAGAAGAGAAAGAACGGGCAAGCGTTCAAAACATCAATCGTTTATGGGTCAGAACTGGTGATATATGATCGACAGAAGAGATGTCTGCTCAGCGATGGTGACTATGAAGTGGTTCTTAAAGATCTCAAGGCAAAAGTCATGCCCAAGAAACAAGCTTCGTGGGAAACTATAATGGATGGCAAG GCTGTTAGTGCGTTTGAGGTATTTAACACATACCCAACGTTACGTTTTACCATCAGCTGGACAGACACAGCTCAGGATCTCCATCAAAACTCTGGCATGTTAGACGCTCACCAGGAATTCCTCAGTAACAATCAGTATTCCAATCACATATTGTCCGACTTTAACTCAG GGATGAAAACCTCTCCAAAAGAAGTCTATCAAACAACACCAAAAAAGCGCACAAGgatgttttatcaatttttatacAACAACAACTCAAGGCAGCAAACAGAAGCTAAAGACGATCTCCACTGTCCATGGTGTTCGCTCAACTGTATGCAACTCTACAATCTCTTTAAACATCTACGCCTATGTCATGCTcgatttaattttatatatgtg CCTCATCCCAAAGGTGCCATGGTTGACGTTTCCATCAATGAGCGATATGACGGTGCGTACGCAGGCAGTCCTCAGGATCTACACAGTCATATAGGTTACGCTTTTAGTCGTAACGGACCTGTACGACGTACACCAGTTACACATGTCATTGTATATCG ACCAAAGCGACCGGAAGAAAGTTTAACAGAATTCATGGACCATgaaaatgacattcatcagacgAATAGGCAGCTGGTACAAGGACACAATAG GTTATACTATCAGACTGGGACGCGTTTACCTATCACTCCACAAGAGATCAATGTAGAGACTGAAGAAGAGAGCGACCCATTGTGGCTCAGACAGAAAACTGTACAG ATGATAGACGAGTTTACCGATGTAAATGAAGGTGAAAAGGAGCTTATGAAATTATGGAATTTACACGTCATGAAACACGA TTACATTGCCGACTGCCAAATTCCCCAGGCCTGCGACACATTCATCGACGAACATGGACAGGATATTATATCCCGGTCTCTGTGCAGGAATCTTCTACTCCATGTGATAAACCTGTTTGACTTCAGTCTAATCCGACCAGAAAATGTGCAGCGGACTATGGCAGCATTAGAAAACCTCAGAGATCAAATGTCGGCAACTCTGTGA